From one Chanodichthys erythropterus isolate Z2021 chromosome 3, ASM2448905v1, whole genome shotgun sequence genomic stretch:
- the nupr1b gene encoding nuclear protein 1b, whose product MSNNHVDVKNIEPTTFEDRYFDEYEYYNLTDRYTECTSRKGRTKKEASCNTNRQNPAGHERKIVEKLQNAEKKSKA is encoded by the exons ATGAGTAACAACCACGTTGACGTGAAAAACATTGAACCGACCACCTTTGAGGACCGCTACTTCgatgaatatgaatattataaCTTAACAGACCGTTATACCG AGTGCACTAGTCGCAAAGGCAGGACGAAGAAGGAGGCGAGCTGCAACACGAACAGACAGAACCCCGCGGGACACGAGCGCAAAATAGTGGAGAAACTCCAGAACGCGGAGAAGAAATCCAAAGCGTGA
- the sgf29 gene encoding SAGA-associated factor 29, translated as MALVSADTKIAELLNELHQLIKQTQEERSRSEHNLLNIQKTHERMQTENKTSPYYRTKLRGLYTTAKADAEAECGILRLALDKIAEIKSLLEERRIAARMAGVYSDTDPPRKTMRRGVLMTLLQQSAMTLPLWIGKPGESPPPLCGAIPASSDYVAKQGDKVAARVKAVDGDEQWILAEVVSYNHSTNKYEVDDIDEEGKERHTLSRRRIIPLPQWKANPETDPEALFSKDQLVLALYPQTTCFYRALIHTPPHRPQDDYSVLFEDTSYADGYSPPLNVAQRYVVACKENKKK; from the exons ATGGCTTTAGTGTCAGCAGACACCAAAATCGCAGAGTTGCTGAATGAACTGCATCAGCTCATAAAGCAAACTCAG GAAGAGCGATCAAGAAGTGAGCACAACCTTCTCAACATCCAGAAAACACATGAAAGGATGCAGACAGAAAATAAGA CTTCTCCATATTATAGGACAAAGCTGAGGGGTCTTTACACTACAGCTAAAGCTGATGCAGAGGCTGAATGTGG TATACTTCGTCTGGCACTTGACAAGATTGCCGAAATTAAATCCCTTTTGGAGGAGAGAAGGATTG CTGCCAGGATGGCAGGAGTGTACAGTGACACCGACCCACCGAGAAAGACCATGCGCAGAGGTGTCCTGATGACCCTGTTACAACAGTCAGCCATGACCCTTCCTCTCTGGATTGGCAAACCTGGCGAGAG TCCACCGCCACTGTGTGGCGCTATACCAGCAAGCAGTGACTATGTGGCTAAGCAGGGAGACAAGGTGGCGGCACGTGTGAAGGCCGTGGATGGTGATGAACAGTGGATTCTTGCAGAAGTCGTCAGCTACAATCACTCCACCAACAA GTATGAAGTGGATGACATTGATGAAGAGGGTAAAGA GAGACACACGTTGAGTCGGAGAAGAATCATTCCTCTCCCACAGTGGAAAGCAAACCCAGAGACTGACCCGGAGGCTCTGTTCAGTAAAGATCAGCTGGTGCTAGCCCTCTATCCACAGACCACTTGCTTTTACAGAGCTCTGATCCACACGCCGCCACATCGG CCCCAGGATGACTACTCCGTTCTGTTTGAGGATACATCTTACGCCGATGGCTATTCTCCACCTCTCAACGTCGCCCAGCGATATGTAGTGGCCTGCAAAGAGAACAAAAAGAAGTGA